The Nicotiana sylvestris chromosome 6, ASM39365v2, whole genome shotgun sequence genomic sequence TTAGCTTCATCTTGTATAACCATACACAATGGTTCATGCCTCTTCAGTGTCTTTGCATTACTTGGTTCCTATCTGTTTGTCACTGAAAAAGTCAGCTTCAGTCCGGTCATTTTTGAGTATGATGAGTATGCACTTTTGTGTGGTTTTGGACTGCCCAAAGCATCCAGCAACTTTCTGTCCTCCAACGAAATAGCAGGTATATTAGTTACCATTACTTTGGCTCCACTCATGTTTGCATTATACTGCTGCTGCCCAGTCGTGTTTGCATTGGACTGCTTCTACCCAGTCTTGTTTGCATTGGACTGCTGCTGCCCAGGATTAGTATTAACATCAGCTGCAGTTGTTGTATGTTGCTGATGCTGCCCAGTCGTGTATGTTGCTGATGCTGCAGTTGAGTATGATCGATCAACAGAAGAATTCAATGCAACAGTATCAAATTGAACTCCTGGTTGCATAGCTGATTGAATAGTTGCTCTGTCAGCATATATTTCTATTGTTAGGCCTGCATCAGAAGTAACCTTATGCTCCTATTGTTTCTCAGATTGTCCTTGTGCATCAGAATTTTGGTCGACCCCTGCACCATCTGATGCAATATTCACAGCAAACTCAAGGGGAGTTGCTTGCGTAACTGCTTCAGCATTGTGAGATGTACCAACTAGATTTCCCATTTGCATTCAACGCGACAGTTTTTGCCAGACCATCCTCTTCCTTACCCAGTTGTGCAGATGTATCAGCTCGATTACACCTTGAGTTAGAACCTGTAGCACCTTTGACATTTGCACCTTTAGAAACACAATCAGTAGTTGTAGGTTTGACAGATCGTGCACCTATTTCTAATGAAACAATACTAATTTTTGACTTAGCAGGAGCATCCCTTTTGacatattttccttttttccatCAAACACTAATGCAATTCCACCAAACTCCTCACCATCCTGCACATCAATAATCCCAGTGGCCTCAACTGAACCTCCAACACCAGCTCGACCACTTGTAACATCCGATGGAACAGTAGCTTCCAAATTTGACACCACCATAGCTGACTGTTTTCCAGTTACTGCACTACCACCTAGAACTGGTAAAATCTGCTCAACATCAGCTGAGCCTCGATTACCATATTCCACACCATTCACTACATTACCAATTTCTTTAGCATCTTCAGCTCGATCATCAATTGGTTCTTTTGTAAAACAACAAGTTGAAGCTTTAGACAAATTCTGCTTATCATAGGCTTCCACAACTGGATTCACCACATTAAAAATCCTTGCTAATGCTGTCTTAGCAGGACATCACGTGAAGGTTTAGGTGGACCTTTATCGATCATTGAAACTTCACCTACAGTTGTACCATTACCTGGATGATTCACAAGATTTCCTCCATCTGTTTGCGATACCTGCTGCATTGCAGAGTTTTCTTTTGGTGCTTCAACTTCCAGTTGACCACTATTGGAATCCGGTAATTCATTAACTTTTTGTCCTGCTCTTTTGGCATTCAAATAAGCCATTGCATCTCCTTACAGCTTTTCAACTCCAGTTGTCTCAACAACAGGCAGCTCTTGCACACCCATGTTTTTTGTCCCAACTCCATCGTCTTCCTTATCCTTTTCAGTCATCAAACGACATGTTCTTTCCTCATGCCCCTGATGCTTACAAAAAGTGCAAAATTTTGGGAGATTATCATACACTACCTCTTGATAATGCTCGACAAATTTTCCAGTCGACTTATCAACGATGTGCAACTTTACTCGCTTAGGGTGTTTGTCTAACAGGTCTAACAAAATCTTTACCCTAGCAGCACTTGGCCTTGTTCGATCTTGTGTTTCCTTATCCACTGCAAGAGGCTTTCCTACAGCTGAAGCAATTGACAGTAATGACTTCTTTGCGAAAATATTCGGAGGCAAATCAGGCAACGAAATCCACACCACAGATTTTGATGTTTCCTCCTTGGGATTAAATCCTATCGTCCATGGAAATGTTCTAAAAAAGAATTCGTCACCTTTATCTTTTATGTAACCAACTGACCTCGACAAGAACTGGACATAATCTTCAAACAAATTGAACCTCACCAGAATATGTCGAAATTCAAGCTGTCCAATATTACACATACCTTTAATGTCGTACTGTTTCGGGATGAGTTTATACAGGTCATGTACATCTGGTTTCCCATATGAGAATTTCATAATAACTGCTTGGTGTAATCCCTCTTCAATGGTAAATTGTTTTACCTCCTCCATAGTAAATTCTATAATTAGCTCGCCATGAACAAACTTCACAGGATTCAAATCAATTTTTGTCGAAGTACCAGCTGTTTTTAAGGTTTGTAAACGAGCAGCATATGATTGTGACATAACATGGGTAGGATTTGGattattatatttttggtttGGCTCTCCCACAGCCAAAAGATGGGGAGAGACGACAGCATCCATGGCTGCTCAAAACGTCACCATATTGACGTGAAGAGTAGAATTCAAGACAAAAATCTAGAAAAAAGTTGATGCTACAGTAACTCGCGAGATAGAATTTAAGATTTGGAAAAATTGGTTACAAATTTGAGGATGAAACCAATTGGGGATTGTGCGCAAAGAGTAGATATTTCTTTTGACACCAAGATTGCAAAAATCCACCGCCGGATGCCGGAGTTATGGCCCGATGAATAGTGACAGAATTACTATTCACCTTCTTCCTAGAGAGAAGGAAAAATACTTGGGGTTATTTTTTTTTTACCTACCTGCATATTAACTGATTACTTTACatgattcttcccttaattaGACCATTGATTATTTTATTCTGAACTCCtttatttggtttgatttgaacttctttccttaattagactcCCTATTATTACCGTTTGGCTAATTTCCCTAATTAAAGGAGTCTATTCTGAACTCCTTATGTGATTGGATTCTAATTATCCTTAATTGCTGATTTCTAATTCTTTTATCTTATTGGCTCTACTCTCGAACTGTTATATAAGCACTCTCATTCTGCTCCATTCAACACACGAACACACAGTTTagaatacacacacatacatttcaaaactctctcttctttctttgctacttgtgctaactgttcgtctagccggctaaaagccaaggctagacagTGGAATTGCACCTGTTTTTACATTCTGCATTTTCTTCTTTAACTGGCATGTCTCTAGTTAAATTTTAAAACTCAACTTTATGTGTTCCATCTCTATACATACATGCTTGTTCCTGTACTAGTTATTCAATTGTTTCTCTGTTTACTGTTactaagcatgtctaaattctgccttatgtgtaatcagcatgtctgACTTCACTTGGTTCTTTGATACTTGTCCAGTACGTTTACATAGTTCCCttaccccctccccccccctAATTGGTATGACCATGTTAGTTACTTAGTCTTCTAGTGCATTCGATTCGTCCTGATTGTGTCCAATTTTGTTCAACACATCTTTGTCTACAACATGACCCTTGTATGCggcgaaatcggagggtccaatttcttgctATTAGTGCATTTTAGAAAAACATCTCGAGACCTCGAGGACACGAAGttgtgaccgagttccctccctcgaagcTCACCGAGGCCCGGCCTAAATGGAATTTCGACCGAGGCTAGATTAAAAATAGGGAGTTCCTGGGGCACGCGGCTAAGTCTAACAAAGCTGGCCTACCTAGTACCTATATCAAGGTgtcgcgtctagccgtcccatctccatacctttacaattaatgcatcttttactatgtatgatttcccctcctatataaaggggatccttaccactttgtaaagggctgttgTTACTCCAACTATTCTGCATaagataaataacaactctctctcttctctctctaacTTACTTACTCGAGATTATCACTTTCATTTATtgttttcatacttgttcttcatttattgtttgttattggccataaagagcctcctttaattatattctaactgttagccccttcccgattacccccgatagctcgagcccgagcccaggcatcgaccttgTGGCCTCTCATCGGCCAGTTCGAGGCCCGAACAGCTAACCCCCCGGTTTGCTCACAATTTCATTTTAGCTCGCGCTTtatcttttatcttcacatatctagcatcaactgctttaacaactagcataaaattagatcacgtatttttagagtcccatcaacaaatttaattgttattaccattttcacggtaaatagtttggcgcccactgtggagctaaaaataatagtgattattttcttgttggtttcatcacacaatgcaagttatctttcacgctttttcttgtccaaaatcttcgatttcaggtcaaaatgtctggctctgTGAACaaagttgagaacgacaaccttgaagaccacagagaaaatggtgtggttgtTCCAATTATTGGTGCGCCACCACAGAACCCCAACAACGCGCCTGGACCGATTCCAGCGGATGCGGGTTCGCAAGACGCCcagcaggtcgacgaaacctcacataCCGATAggagcatacaacatggcgaccaacagTAAGCCCAAAAAACCCTAGCTTAGGAAGAACGGGAAGtcagccttcatgttatttttgaaatgttgcaggcacaacagttggcaaTCGCTCAGCTACAgagccacccgaagactcccagcacaataGCACGGGAAACTACTCCCTCggccgaacaggtaccggagagatcaagcaacaaagGATCAGTAACCGATcctgccatcgtaaaaatgctggaggacctcaccaaaaggatcgagacgggcgagaaaatgatagcagccaatgataagaaggtcgagacctacgaCTTCAGAGCTGACCAAATCCCGGGCACACCCTAGTCCCAAAGGGTGTAGATTCGAGGAAGTTCATACAACGGCCGTTCCCAAATAAAGTGGCtctgaaacccattccaaagaagttcagaatgtcaGAAcccc encodes the following:
- the LOC104247246 gene encoding uncharacterized protein, with product MDAVVSPHLLAVGEPNQKYNNPNPTHVMSQSYAARLQTLKTAGTSTKIDLNPVKFVHGELIIEFTMEEVKQFTIEEGLHQAVIMKFSYGKPDVHDLYKLIPKQYDIKGMCNIGQLEFRHILVRFNLFEDYVQFLSRSVGYIKDKGDEFFFRTFPWTIGFNPKEETSKSVVWISLPDLPPNIFAKKSLLSIASAVGKPLAVDKETQDRTRPSAARVKILLDLLDKHPKRVKLHIVDKSTGKFVEHYQEVVYDNLPKFCTFCKHQGHEERTCRLMTEKDKEDDGVGTKNMGVQELPVVETTGVEKL